A genome region from Lactobacillus sp. ESL0791 includes the following:
- a CDS encoding PhoH family protein — translation MAQTNFIPKNPENIQKLVGINDGNLNLLAEGYDLTVTDTGNQIVITGDDDKTAKVIAVLNALDQIVSTGVNIGAPDVVSAMKMADKGTTEYFPDLYKKILIRDAKGKPIRVKNMGQKRYVEAIQKHDVVFGIGPAGTGKTFLAVACAIAAFKAGEVARIVLTRPAVEAGESLGFLPGDLKEKVDPYLRPIYDSLYAILGTNTTDRLMERGVIEVAPLAYMRGRTLDDAFVILDEAQNTTDAQMKMFLTRLGFNSKMIVNGDMTQVDLPGRQRSGLIDAQRILKDIDQIKFVRFTANDVVRHPVVAKIINAYEKVEEKRQ, via the coding sequence TTGGCTCAAACCAATTTTATTCCTAAAAATCCAGAAAATATTCAAAAATTAGTTGGAATTAATGATGGTAATCTAAATCTCTTAGCTGAAGGCTACGATCTCACAGTTACAGACACGGGGAACCAAATTGTGATTACCGGTGACGATGACAAAACAGCAAAAGTGATTGCAGTTTTGAATGCACTTGACCAAATTGTCAGCACGGGCGTTAATATTGGCGCCCCAGATGTGGTTAGTGCAATGAAAATGGCTGACAAGGGCACAACAGAGTACTTTCCTGATCTCTATAAAAAGATTTTAATCCGGGATGCTAAAGGCAAACCGATAAGAGTCAAAAATATGGGGCAGAAAAGGTATGTTGAAGCAATTCAGAAGCACGATGTTGTCTTTGGAATTGGTCCCGCAGGGACCGGTAAAACTTTCCTTGCAGTCGCATGTGCAATTGCTGCTTTTAAAGCCGGGGAAGTTGCACGGATTGTTTTGACAAGGCCGGCGGTGGAAGCCGGTGAATCGCTGGGCTTTTTGCCGGGAGACTTAAAGGAAAAAGTTGATCCATATCTCCGTCCAATTTACGATTCCTTGTACGCGATTTTAGGTACCAATACAACGGATCGCTTAATGGAACGCGGTGTGATTGAAGTTGCACCGCTTGCATATATGCGGGGACGAACCCTGGACGATGCTTTTGTTATCCTGGACGAGGCGCAGAACACAACAGATGCGCAAATGAAGATGTTTTTGACCCGACTGGGTTTTAATTCCAAAATGATCGTTAACGGTGACATGACCCAGGTTGATTTGCCGGGACGCCAGCGCAGCGGCTTAATTGATGCGCAGCGGATTTTAAAAGATATTGACCAAATCAAATTTGTGCGCTTCACAGCAAACGACGTTGTGCGGCATCCGGTAGTCGCTAAAATTATTAATGCTTATGAGAAGGTAGAGGAAAAACGCCAATAA
- a CDS encoding GatB/YqeY domain-containing protein, with protein MADMKQAMKDHDKVKLNTVRMIKSALMNEKIKLGHELNADEELTILNREKKQREESITEFTKAKRDDLVDETKKELAIVESYMPKQLSKDELDKIVTDTIAEIGAKGKSDFGKVMKALMPKIKGRADGKEASSSVRDHLK; from the coding sequence ATGGCCGATATGAAACAAGCCATGAAGGATCATGATAAAGTAAAATTAAATACGGTGCGAATGATCAAATCAGCACTGATGAACGAAAAAATAAAGTTAGGTCACGAATTAAATGCCGATGAGGAATTGACAATTTTAAACCGTGAAAAAAAGCAAAGAGAAGAGTCAATTACCGAATTTACCAAAGCCAAGCGTGATGACCTAGTCGACGAAACCAAAAAAGAGTTAGCAATTGTCGAAAGTTACATGCCGAAGCAATTGTCCAAGGATGAACTTGACAAGATTGTTACAGACACGATTGCAGAAATTGGTGCCAAAGGCAAATCTGATTTTGGTAAAGTAATGAAGGCCCTGATGCCCAAGATCAAGGGTAGGGCCGACGGCAAGGAAGCTTCCTCTTCTGTGCGTGACCATTTAAAATAA
- the rpsU gene encoding 30S ribosomal protein S21, whose amino-acid sequence MAKTVVHENESIDDALRRFKRSVSRSGTLQEYRKREFYEKPSVRRKLKSEAARKRKHY is encoded by the coding sequence ATGGCTAAGACAGTCGTTCACGAAAACGAGTCTATTGATGATGCTCTTCGTCGTTTTAAGCGTTCCGTTTCAAGAAGTGGTACCTTGCAAGAATACCGTAAACGCGAATTCTATGAAAAACCTAGTGTCCGCAGAAAACTTAAATCAGAAGCAGCGCGCAAGCGTAAACATTATTAA
- a CDS encoding pyruvate, water dikinase regulatory protein: MPEEDAKKEINIVIISDSVGDTAYNNAVAAAAQFPDSKINYRRYPFIYNRERLDKTLAEIKDYPNLVIIYSLVKDEMQIPVIRFARENKVQGVDILSPAVEAIQKVTGTRPAEKIGAQHKVNQKYFDRISAMEFAVMYDDGKNPKGFLEADVVLLGVSRTSKTPLSLFLANKNLKVANLPLVPDTHIPKEIYQIDPQKIIGLTNDPSVLNEIRRQRMISYGLNPDTTYSNMDSINKELAAANELYNKLGCYVINVANRSIEETAALIMRHLGIEEQ, from the coding sequence ATGCCCGAAGAAGATGCAAAAAAAGAAATCAATATTGTGATAATTTCGGATTCTGTCGGTGATACCGCTTATAATAATGCCGTTGCTGCGGCAGCTCAGTTCCCGGACTCAAAAATAAATTACCGCCGGTATCCGTTTATTTATAACCGTGAACGATTAGACAAAACTTTGGCTGAGATAAAGGATTATCCCAACTTGGTAATTATTTACAGTCTGGTCAAGGATGAGATGCAGATACCAGTAATCAGATTTGCCCGTGAAAACAAAGTGCAGGGTGTCGACATCCTTTCTCCCGCCGTCGAAGCCATTCAAAAAGTTACTGGGACACGGCCAGCGGAAAAAATTGGCGCTCAGCATAAAGTGAACCAAAAATACTTTGACCGAATTTCCGCAATGGAATTTGCCGTGATGTATGATGACGGTAAAAATCCCAAAGGTTTTCTGGAAGCGGATGTGGTTCTGCTTGGTGTCTCCAGAACCTCGAAGACGCCACTTTCCCTATTTTTGGCTAACAAAAATTTAAAGGTTGCTAACTTACCATTAGTGCCAGACACGCACATTCCAAAAGAAATTTACCAAATTGACCCGCAAAAAATTATTGGCTTGACCAACGATCCGTCGGTTCTGAATGAGATTAGGCGTCAAAGAATGATTTCCTACGGCCTTAATCCAGATACAACTTATTCTAATATGGATTCGATCAATAAGGAACTGGCGGCAGCCAACGAATTATATAACAAATTAGGCTGTTATGTCATTAACGTTGCCAACCGTTCAATCGAAGAAACAGCTGCGTTAATTATGCGCCACCTTGGAATTGAAGAACAATAA
- the msrA gene encoding peptide-methionine (S)-S-oxide reductase MsrA, which yields MKTDEKNLDTAIFAGGCFWCMVKPFDTLPGVEKVVSGYTGGHVANPTYEQVCSGTTGHTEAVEITYDPQVMPYEKLLSYYWQVTDPTDASGQFQDRGDNYRPVIFYNSPSQKEAAEKSKEELQNSGKFDQKIVTRIEPAQPFYPAEEYHQDFYKKDPLRYQMEEAGGREKFIKQHWQK from the coding sequence ATGAAAACTGACGAAAAAAATTTAGACACGGCAATTTTTGCAGGTGGTTGTTTTTGGTGCATGGTTAAACCCTTCGACACACTTCCGGGTGTAGAAAAAGTTGTTTCGGGTTACACCGGCGGTCATGTTGCCAATCCCACGTATGAACAGGTTTGTTCCGGAACCACCGGTCACACCGAAGCTGTTGAAATCACGTATGATCCCCAAGTCATGCCCTATGAAAAACTGCTTTCATATTATTGGCAGGTAACCGATCCGACCGATGCTTCGGGACAATTTCAAGATCGCGGCGACAACTACCGTCCGGTGATTTTTTATAACTCACCTTCTCAAAAAGAAGCAGCTGAAAAATCAAAAGAAGAATTGCAAAACAGTGGAAAATTTGACCAAAAGATTGTTACGCGGATTGAACCAGCACAACCTTTTTATCCAGCTGAAGAATACCACCAGGATTTTTACAAAAAGGACCCGTTGCGTTACCAGATGGAAGAAGCTGGCGGTCGAGAAAAATTTATCAAGCAGCACTGGCAAAAATAA
- a CDS encoding YitT family protein encodes MDQLDRFNRRYNLLAKISAAFFYSLAVAVALNFFWGPGHMYSSGVTGFAQLINTLSSRYLPFTLTTSVMYLVLNIPLIILGWFKIGHKFTFFTVFTVILGSIMMHLLRPVHVSTDPLICAIFGGVINGMGTGFALKNGISTGGIDIIGIVIRRKTGTSYGKVNILINLVIIAAAGFVFGWSRALYSALTIFINGRVIDAIYTQHQKLQVIIVTDQAEAIIDGIQDRMHRGITILHDAEGAYSHIEKTVLLTVIDRYDMYDIRQIVKKADPYAFMSVGEVERVYGRFKEQEIV; translated from the coding sequence ATGGATCAACTTGATCGCTTCAATCGGCGTTATAACCTTTTAGCAAAAATTTCCGCAGCATTTTTTTATTCACTTGCAGTAGCAGTGGCTTTAAATTTCTTCTGGGGGCCGGGTCACATGTACTCTTCCGGAGTTACGGGATTTGCGCAGTTAATCAATACTTTGAGTTCGCGCTATTTGCCCTTCACACTCACAACTTCGGTTATGTACCTTGTGCTAAACATTCCCTTGATTATTCTGGGCTGGTTTAAAATCGGCCACAAATTTACCTTTTTTACTGTTTTTACAGTTATTCTTGGCTCAATCATGATGCATTTGCTGCGGCCGGTGCATGTCAGCACTGATCCGCTGATCTGCGCAATTTTTGGCGGTGTCATCAATGGCATGGGTACGGGCTTTGCCTTAAAAAATGGTATTTCAACTGGTGGCATTGATATTATCGGGATTGTGATTAGGCGTAAAACCGGAACCAGTTATGGCAAAGTTAACATTTTAATTAATCTAGTTATTATTGCCGCTGCCGGATTTGTGTTTGGTTGGAGCCGTGCACTGTACTCAGCTCTGACCATTTTTATCAATGGCCGGGTAATCGATGCCATTTACACCCAGCATCAGAAACTGCAGGTAATCATTGTGACTGATCAAGCAGAGGCAATTATTGACGGCATTCAGGACAGAATGCACCGGGGAATCACAATTTTACACGATGCCGAAGGAGCATACAGTCATATTGAAAAAACAGTGTTGCTGACGGTAATTGACCGGTATGACATGTATGATATTCGGCAAATTGTTAAAAAAGCGGATCCCTATGCTTTTATGAGTGTGGGTGAAGTTGAACGGGTTTACGGCCGTTTCAAGGAACAGGAAATTGTTTAG
- the msrB gene encoding peptide-methionine (R)-S-oxide reductase MsrB yields the protein MDKKEKAKALAKLNKDEYEVTQNAATDYPFTGKYDDFYEKGIYVDVVSGEPLFSSIDKYDAGCGWPSFTKPIKKLAYHRDQSHNMERTEVKSPKAESHLGHVFPDGPEDKGGLRYCINSSALKFIPYDKLEQAGYGEYKKLFE from the coding sequence ATGGATAAAAAAGAAAAAGCTAAAGCACTGGCAAAGTTAAACAAGGATGAATATGAGGTAACGCAAAATGCGGCTACTGATTATCCGTTTACCGGCAAGTATGATGATTTTTATGAAAAGGGAATTTATGTCGATGTTGTTTCCGGCGAACCACTTTTTTCTAGTATAGATAAGTACGATGCTGGGTGCGGCTGGCCCAGCTTCACGAAACCAATTAAAAAGCTGGCTTATCACCGTGACCAATCTCATAACATGGAACGAACTGAGGTAAAAAGTCCGAAGGCTGAATCCCATTTGGGCCATGTATTTCCCGACGGTCCGGAAGATAAGGGCGGCTTGCGCTACTGCATTAATTCTTCGGCTTTAAAATTTATTCCGTATGACAAGCTGGAGCAGGCAGGATATGGTGAATATAAGAAATTGTTTGAATAA
- a CDS encoding aminotransferase class I/II-fold pyridoxal phosphate-dependent enzyme, with protein MPNIANDLRSTFNKKIKELPESKMRSFTDKVETIPGVIKLTVGEPDLATPEHVKAAAIKAIEQNDSHYAPKSGKPELLAAISKYLEQSLQVHYDPKNEICVTVGATGALNVACMALLNPGDKILVPTPVWEVYFGIIEMAGGVPVQVDTSQDNFLLTAEHLEEVLNNEGKGAKAIIITDPSNPTGRVYSKKNLQELAAVIEKYGLYSVSDEIYAELIYGGRKHYSLSQIIPERNILLSGLSKAFSMTGWRIGYIAGPKEIMTSIIKINSFLVTAVTDNVQVAATEALTNGQEDPITSREIYERRLNIVEPGLEKIGFKMAKPEGAFYIFAKIPDKFGDEDEKFAYDLAEKAKVGVTPGSYFGDAGIGYIRLSYAASDEDLKEAVKRIAAYIESL; from the coding sequence ATGCCAAACATAGCTAACGATTTACGTAGCACTTTTAACAAAAAAATTAAGGAATTGCCCGAGTCAAAAATGCGTTCATTTACTGACAAGGTCGAAACTATTCCTGGGGTCATCAAATTAACTGTTGGTGAACCAGATTTAGCAACCCCTGAGCATGTTAAAGCGGCCGCGATCAAAGCTATCGAGCAAAATGATTCTCACTATGCACCTAAATCCGGTAAACCCGAATTATTAGCTGCAATCAGTAAGTATCTTGAACAAAGTTTACAGGTTCACTACGATCCAAAAAATGAAATTTGTGTCACCGTCGGAGCCACTGGTGCATTAAACGTTGCCTGTATGGCTTTGCTCAATCCTGGTGACAAGATATTGGTACCTACTCCTGTCTGGGAAGTTTATTTTGGAATCATTGAAATGGCTGGTGGAGTCCCGGTTCAAGTTGATACCTCACAGGATAATTTTCTGTTAACGGCAGAACATTTAGAGGAAGTTTTAAATAACGAAGGAAAAGGTGCTAAAGCAATTATCATTACCGATCCATCCAATCCGACAGGCCGGGTATATTCTAAGAAAAACTTACAAGAATTAGCCGCTGTAATTGAAAAATACGGCTTGTATTCTGTTAGTGATGAAATTTATGCCGAACTGATTTATGGCGGACGTAAGCACTATTCCCTTTCTCAGATCATTCCCGAGCGTAATATTTTACTGTCTGGCCTTTCAAAAGCTTTTTCAATGACCGGTTGGCGAATCGGTTACATTGCTGGCCCTAAAGAAATCATGACTTCAATTATCAAAATCAATTCATTTCTGGTTACTGCTGTTACTGATAATGTTCAGGTAGCCGCAACTGAAGCTTTGACAAATGGCCAAGAAGATCCAATTACTTCGCGGGAAATTTATGAACGCCGTCTTAATATTGTCGAACCAGGACTAGAAAAGATTGGTTTTAAGATGGCTAAACCCGAAGGTGCTTTTTATATTTTCGCCAAAATTCCAGATAAATTTGGTGATGAAGATGAAAAATTTGCCTATGATTTGGCAGAAAAAGCCAAAGTTGGCGTGACACCTGGTAGCTATTTCGGTGATGCCGGCATAGGCTACATCCGTCTTTCCTATGCTGCTTCCGATGAAGATCTTAAAGAAGCCGTAAAACGGATTGCTGCTTACATTGAAAGTTTATAA
- the tpx gene encoding thiol peroxidase, with protein MKITRLDAPMETNGQPPKVGEKLPAFTVTKADGSKVTSTDLITRPTLISVVPNINTSVCSISTKHFNTEIDNYDGINFYTISTNTPAEQKDWCAAEGVKKMELVSDQDYDFGKKMGLFIADGNLDSRSVWIVDANGKVLYQELVYEMTHEPDYDAALKFLKKL; from the coding sequence ATGAAAATTACCAGATTAGATGCACCAATGGAAACTAATGGACAACCGCCTAAAGTCGGCGAGAAACTACCAGCTTTTACAGTCACCAAAGCCGACGGCAGCAAGGTAACTTCTACTGATTTGATTACCAGACCAACCTTAATCAGTGTTGTTCCTAACATCAATACCAGTGTTTGCAGTATCTCAACTAAACACTTTAATACTGAAATTGATAATTATGATGGGATTAACTTCTACACAATTTCCACTAACACGCCTGCTGAACAAAAAGATTGGTGTGCAGCCGAAGGCGTTAAAAAGATGGAATTGGTATCTGATCAAGATTACGATTTTGGCAAGAAAATGGGCCTCTTCATTGCAGACGGCAATTTAGATTCAAGAAGTGTCTGGATTGTCGATGCAAACGGTAAAGTTTTGTATCAGGAATTGGTTTACGAGATGACACATGAGCCTGATTATGATGCTGCGTTAAAATTCTTGAAAAAATTGTAA
- a CDS encoding ABC transporter ATP-binding protein, with protein MKKFKNLVNPYFSFVSKGYLIVLDVLLLISSLEVVVNSQLMRLISQIGNNPGWNLILKILFTGIILAGAVYTANYFSERMKNRLIQKQMQELKRRYILTSITKDNKLDNNQINSTILNEFKLLETNFYQPFFNILFNAAMTVFSTIYMLSLNFLLGLIFITFSVLTVLPQMLMGKQIQASSRNWSVANEGFVSRLHELLTGLTTILSYNFPWFTGRVNQCLEKEENSYRLMNNKMVQVQWLAWLLSMVSYVGPVLLGILMIKTGSPITGADIVSMFLASDGVVGPFRMMLQYLSTLRTTTEVRNKINAKLKDFKENDFNFDSTQQDKTEPKKIILHEVNKSFSSNKEINIGNLTINKSDHLVITGRSGIGKSTMLKLISGLISPTNGKIKIENQKDKLINPTPDMFAIIPQSPFIIEGTILENLQFGTEASAELCLRALTQVNLTKELGSNPLNYFCESGGKNLSGGQQQRLAIARALVSKSNFILADEITAALDEKSSLAVWNALYKLPAGIVEIAHHYNEELLNKYHFVHYNFIEEDNKILLKKV; from the coding sequence ATGAAAAAATTTAAAAATTTAGTTAATCCATATTTTTCTTTTGTATCTAAAGGGTATCTTATAGTACTAGATGTTTTACTTTTAATTTCTTCATTAGAAGTTGTGGTTAATTCACAATTAATGCGATTAATATCACAAATAGGAAATAATCCAGGGTGGAATTTAATTCTGAAAATCTTGTTTACAGGAATTATTCTTGCTGGAGCAGTTTATACCGCTAATTATTTTAGTGAAAGAATGAAAAATCGTCTAATTCAAAAGCAAATGCAGGAACTAAAAAGACGTTACATTCTAACTTCAATTACTAAAGATAATAAATTGGATAATAATCAAATTAATTCAACTATCCTTAACGAATTTAAATTACTTGAAACAAATTTTTATCAACCATTTTTTAATATTTTATTTAATGCTGCAATGACTGTCTTTTCAACTATTTATATGTTGTCGTTAAACTTTTTGTTAGGATTAATTTTCATTACTTTTTCTGTTCTTACAGTTTTGCCACAAATGTTAATGGGCAAGCAAATTCAAGCTTCTTCAAGAAATTGGTCAGTTGCTAACGAAGGTTTTGTAAGTCGCTTACATGAATTACTAACTGGTCTTACAACTATCCTTTCGTATAATTTTCCATGGTTCACAGGACGTGTTAATCAGTGTCTAGAAAAAGAAGAGAATAGCTATAGACTGATGAATAATAAAATGGTACAAGTACAATGGCTAGCATGGTTACTTTCAATGGTTAGTTATGTTGGACCCGTTTTGCTGGGAATTTTAATGATTAAAACTGGCAGTCCAATTACTGGTGCAGATATAGTTTCGATGTTTCTTGCTAGTGACGGAGTAGTTGGTCCATTTCGAATGATGTTGCAATATCTCTCTACTCTGAGGACTACAACTGAGGTCCGTAATAAAATTAATGCAAAATTGAAAGATTTTAAAGAAAATGATTTTAATTTTGATTCTACACAACAAGATAAAACAGAACCTAAAAAAATAATTTTACACGAAGTTAATAAAAGCTTCTCCAGCAATAAAGAAATTAATATTGGTAATTTAACAATCAATAAAAGTGATCACCTTGTAATAACTGGACGTTCTGGAATTGGTAAATCGACTATGTTGAAGTTGATTTCTGGGCTAATATCGCCAACAAATGGAAAAATTAAAATTGAAAATCAAAAAGATAAATTAATAAATCCGACTCCGGATATGTTTGCAATCATTCCTCAAAGTCCATTTATTATTGAAGGAACAATTTTAGAAAACTTACAGTTTGGTACTGAAGCTTCTGCTGAGTTATGCTTACGTGCATTAACACAAGTTAATTTAACGAAGGAATTAGGTAGCAATCCGTTAAATTATTTTTGCGAGAGCGGTGGCAAAAATTTATCAGGTGGCCAACAACAGCGTTTAGCAATAGCTAGGGCATTGGTCAGCAAAAGTAATTTTATTCTTGCTGATGAGATCACGGCTGCGCTTGATGAAAAAAGTTCTCTTGCAGTTTGGAATGCATTATATAAATTACCAGCCGGCATTGTTGAAATTGCACATCACTATAATGAAGAACTTTTAAATAAGTATCATTTTGTTCATTACAATTTTATTGAAGAGGACAACAAAATTTTGCTAAAGAAAGTTTAA
- the aspS gene encoding aspartate--tRNA ligase, whose protein sequence is MEQMEKRTDYCGNITAEYIGKNVNLYGWVQRVRNLGNLLFIDLRDREGLVQVVVNHDSGEKLMSIASSLGNEYVIQVKGNVVKRSDVNPEMKTGEVEVDATEIVVLNAAQNPPFEIKDNIEVSEQTRLKYRYLDLRRPSLQKAIILRSKILRATHEYFDEQGFINIETPIMGKSSPEGARDYLVPSRIYPGSFYALPQSPQLFKQLLMGAGFDKYYQLARCFRDEDLRGDRQPEFTQIDMETSFTDEQQVQDYTEGLLKKIMKDVMEIDLPTPIPRISWDDAMNKYGTDKPDTRYEMLIHDLSSIFKDSAFKVFSGAIANGGFVKGIAVKDGAAEYSRKKIEKKQEYIKRYHAKGLAWVKYEDDEFSGPIARFLTDENKTALKQEFKLGGGELVVFVADKWKVCCDSLDHLRREFAAETGIIPKHVFDFVWVVDWPLFEYDEGFGRWIAAHHPFTMPDDEGIKLLDTDPHKAHARSYDIVMNGDEMGGGSIRIHKRSIQEKMFKALGFTKKRAYEQFGYLLDALDMGFPPHAGLAIGLDRFAMMLAEKDNIRDVLAFPKNASASEPMMHAPAPVSDQQLADLGILVEDQYHESVKKANERLEAEAQEDAAKNATWDE, encoded by the coding sequence ATGGAACAGATGGAAAAAAGAACAGACTACTGCGGTAATATTACCGCTGAATATATTGGAAAAAATGTTAACTTGTACGGCTGGGTGCAACGAGTTCGTAATTTAGGAAATTTGCTGTTTATTGATCTGCGTGACCGTGAAGGCCTGGTTCAAGTCGTCGTCAATCATGACTCTGGTGAAAAGTTGATGTCAATCGCTAGTTCTCTTGGCAATGAATATGTGATTCAGGTTAAGGGTAATGTGGTTAAACGGTCAGACGTTAATCCAGAAATGAAAACCGGTGAAGTAGAAGTCGATGCAACGGAAATTGTCGTCTTGAATGCCGCGCAAAATCCGCCTTTTGAAATTAAGGATAATATTGAAGTTAGTGAACAAACGCGGTTAAAATACCGCTATCTTGACTTACGCCGTCCCAGCCTGCAGAAAGCAATTATTTTACGGTCAAAAATTCTCCGTGCAACACATGAATATTTTGATGAACAGGGCTTCATCAACATTGAAACACCAATTATGGGCAAGTCATCTCCGGAGGGTGCACGGGATTATCTTGTGCCGTCACGCATTTATCCGGGCAGCTTTTACGCATTGCCGCAGTCACCGCAGCTGTTTAAACAACTGCTGATGGGGGCTGGTTTTGACAAGTATTATCAATTGGCACGCTGCTTCCGGGATGAAGACTTGCGTGGCGACCGGCAACCGGAATTTACCCAAATTGATATGGAAACCTCTTTTACCGATGAACAGCAGGTTCAGGACTATACTGAAGGTCTGTTGAAGAAAATCATGAAGGATGTGATGGAAATTGATTTGCCGACGCCAATTCCACGCATTTCTTGGGATGACGCAATGAACAAGTACGGCACAGATAAACCTGATACGCGGTATGAGATGTTAATCCATGATCTAAGTTCAATCTTTAAGGACAGTGCTTTTAAGGTCTTTTCCGGTGCAATTGCTAATGGCGGCTTCGTTAAAGGGATTGCGGTCAAGGATGGAGCTGCGGAATATTCGCGTAAGAAGATTGAGAAAAAGCAAGAATACATCAAGCGCTACCACGCAAAGGGTTTAGCTTGGGTTAAATATGAAGATGATGAGTTTTCTGGTCCGATTGCCCGCTTTTTAACAGACGAGAATAAGACTGCTTTAAAACAAGAATTTAAACTTGGAGGCGGAGAATTGGTCGTCTTTGTTGCCGATAAATGGAAAGTTTGTTGCGATTCGCTTGACCATTTACGGCGTGAATTTGCTGCGGAAACAGGCATTATTCCTAAACATGTCTTTGATTTTGTTTGGGTGGTTGATTGGCCACTGTTTGAATATGATGAAGGCTTTGGCCGCTGGATTGCTGCTCATCATCCGTTCACCATGCCGGACGACGAGGGTATTAAGCTGCTAGACACGGATCCGCATAAGGCCCACGCGCGCAGTTATGATATTGTCATGAATGGTGATGAAATGGGCGGCGGGTCGATCAGAATCCATAAACGTTCAATTCAAGAAAAGATGTTTAAGGCACTTGGCTTCACCAAGAAACGCGCTTACGAGCAATTTGGCTACCTCCTTGATGCTCTGGACATGGGCTTTCCGCCGCATGCCGGGCTAGCTATTGGCCTAGATCGTTTTGCTATGATGCTGGCCGAAAAAGACAATATCAGGGATGTTTTGGCATTTCCGAAGAATGCGTCGGCATCTGAACCAATGATGCATGCACCGGCACCGGTTTCTGATCAGCAGTTAGCCGACTTGGGAATCTTGGTTGAAGACCAGTATCATGAGAGTGTCAAGAAAGCGAATGAACGCTTGGAAGCAGAAGCGCAGGAAGATGCTGCCAAGAATGCAACTTGGGATGAGTAA